The DNA region ACTGCGATGCCACGCGGCGCACTATCTCGACATCGTGCACATCGACGTAGAAAACCTGGCGGACCAGCTGCGGACGGGGGATACGCCAATTTGTCCGGAGTCCGAGCGGGTCGCGAAGCTGGCCGTTGGGGCCGGGTTGGAGGCGGTCGACCGCGTGATGACCAATGAGATCAACCGTGCCTTCGTTGCGGTGCGCCCACCGGGGCACCATGCCACGCCGGACCGCGGGATGGGCTTTTGTGTCTATAACAACATTGCACTCATGGCGCGTCATGCGCAGGAGGTGCATGGGGTGAAGCGGGTGCTGATTGTCGATTGGGACGTGCACCACGGCAATGGAACGCAGGACATTTTCAGTGCGGACCCGAGTGTCTTTTGCTTTTCCAGCCACCAACAGGGGATTTTTCCGTTCTCCGGCGGGGCTGAAGAGACTGGCGCCGGACCGGGACGTGGGACGGTGATGAACTTTCCGCTTCCCGAGGGCAGTGGACGCGATGAGATTTTGCCGCTGATCACAGGCCCGCTCACCGACGCAATGGAGAGTTTCCAGCCGGACCTCGTGCTGATCTCCGCGGGGTTTGATGCGCGGATTGACGATCCGGTGGGTGACTTCACTTTGAGCGACGAGGACTTCGCCGACCTGACCCGTGCGGTGAGTGCGATTTCCGAGCGTTGGGCTGGCGGTCGCATGATCTCCGTGCTCGAAGGTGGGTACAACCCGGAAGGACTGGCCTCCGCCGCAGCCGCGCATTTCGAGGCGCTGTTCGAGGGGTAGGTAGTGTTCGCTGCGCTCATTGGTTTTTGGAATGTCGGCACGAATGCCGACCCACCAGCGAGGTTCGGTTGCGGGAGACGCTCCTCCTCATCGATATCGCTATCCGTATCGCAATCGATGGGGGGGACGCAGAGGCTACGCGAACGCTGGGCTGCTGAGGGAATGAGAGGTCGGCAGGGCTCCCGACCCACCAGCGTCGGCCAAATCAGAATGCGAAGCGCTGGAGGGACGACATTCCTGTCGTCTGGGTGGTGTTCGAACGTTTGTGGGTCTCGGTTTCTCGGAATTCACAGGCCACCGTCGTAATCGCGCAATTCGAGGCAATATTCTCGCGTCTCGGCTGTATGAAATCCCTCGAATTCGCTGAGGATGAAGCTTATGATGGGCTCCATGCCTACGCTCCCCCAACTTGAGTCTGATATATTGGCGCTTCCTGAAAATCAGCGGGTTGAGTTGTTGAATCGTGTTTTCAAGGCAGCCGAGCCAGTTGCGGATCCTAGCGTGGGCGCGGCTTGGGAGGATGAGATCAAACGGCGAATCGAGAGAGTGGACTCCGGGGAGTCGAAGATGGTTCCTGCAGGCGATGTATTCGAAGAGATTGACCGGCGGATCGGGTAGTGGAGGTCGTGTTTTCCGAGGAGGCTCGTCGCGACCTCATTGATGCCGTGGATTATTATGAATCCAAGGCAACGGGGCTGGGAAAGCGTGTTCGTGATGAGGTTGCCGGGGTGCTGAAGGTCGCGGCTCAGCACCCGTATCTTTGGCGTGAGCGAGCACTGGGATATCGCCGGATCAATTGCCCGGTATTTCCTTACTACGTGGCATACGTCGTACGTAACGAGCGTCTCGTGGTGATTGCTGTGGCGTCTAGTCGAAGAAAGCCTGATTATTGGCGTCGGCGGTTGTAGCTGTGCTTGCAACGGAGCAAAATTACTTGATTTTTGAGAGGTTTTGATTGGTAGGTTGGCGCTGATATGGGCGCGAATCGGGCATCGGTTTCGGCTGTGTCTGGGATGATCAGAGCGGTCTGAAACGTGCTTGTCGCGCGTATCGCATTTGAACTGATTTTTTCTCCAGTCATGAATCCGAATCAGATGACTCATAAGATGCAGGAAGCTTTTGGGGCGGCGCAGTCGCTGGCTCATGAGCTTGGTCACCAGGAGCTGTCGCCGGCGCATTTGTTGGTGGCGGTGATGCGGCAGGCCGATGGTGTGGCGGTGCCGCTGTTTGCGAAGTTGGGGGTGCCTGCGGCGAAGGTGGAAAAGGATGCGCTGGCGTGGTTGGAGCGGCAACCGAAGATCAGCGGGAGCGGCGGAGATTTGCGGATGTCGCGCGAGTTGGGGCAGACGATGGCGGCGGCGGAAGGTGAGATGAAGTCGCTGGGCGATGAGTTTTTGAGCGTCGAGCACGCGCTGCTGGCGATGGCAGATGGCACGTCTGCCGCGGGCGAGGTGCTGAAGCAGAATGGAGCGACCAAGGAAAAGATGCTCGGTGCGTTGAGCGAAGTGCGTGGGTCGCACCGCGTGACCGACCAGGACCCTGAAGGGAAGTTTCAGTCGCTTGAGAAGTACGGCGATGACCTCACGGCCAGGGCGCGGGCGGGTAAGATTGACCCGGTGATCGGGCGCGACCACGAGATTCGTCGCGTGATGCAGGTGTTGTCGCGTCGGACAAAGAACAACCCGGTGCTCATCGGTGAGCCGGGGGTGGGGAAGACGGCGATCGCCGAAGGTCTGGCGCGGCGCATCGTCAGCGGGGATGTGCCGGATTCTCTCAAGAACAAGCGGCTGATATCGATGGATATTGGCGCGATGATTGCCGGAGCAAAGTACCGCGGTGAGTTTGAGGACCGCTTGAAGGCATTCCTCAAAGAGGTGACCGACGCCGAGGGTGGCATCATTTTGTTCATCGACGAGTTGCACACGATTGTCGGAGCAGGCGCGTCCGAGGGGGCTGTGGACGCTTCGAACCTATTGAAGCCAAAGCTGGCGCGTGGTGAACTGCGGACGATTGGTGCGACGACGCTCGACGAGTACCGCAAGTACGTGGAGAAGGACGCTGCGTTGGAGCGGCGCTTCCAGCCGGTCAACGTCGGTGAGCCAACGGTTGAGGACACGATTGCGATTCTGCGTGGGTTGAAGGAACGCTACGAAGTGCACCACGGCGTGCGCATCACGGATGCGGCGATTGTGGCTGCGGCTGTGTTGTCGGACCGCTACATCAGCGACCGGTTCTTGCCGGACAAGGCGATTGATTTGATGGACGAGGCGGGCTCGCGTTTGAAGATTGAGTTGGATTCCATGCCGACGGAGATCGACCAGATGGAGCGTCAGGTGATGCAGTTGGAAATGGAGCGCCAGGCGCTGGCGAAGGAAAAGGACAGCGCGTCGAAGGAGCGACTGGAGAAGGTGGAGCGTGAGATGGCGGATTTGCGCGAGCAGAGCAACCAACTCAAGACCCGCTGGCAGAATGAGAAGAGCGTGATCGATGAGTCCGGGCACCTGCAGGAGGCGTTGGAGCAATTGCGCATCGATGTGGAGAAGGCGCAGCGTGAGGGCGATCTGACCAAGGCGAGTGAGATCCAGTATGGCGCGATCCCTGAGATTGAAGCGAAGCTTGAGCAGACCAAGCAGAAGCTCGCCGAGATGCAGGAGCATGGATCGATTTTGCAGGAAGAAGTGACGGACGAGGAGATTGCGGCGGTGGTTTCGTCTTGGACCGGGATTCCTGTGTCGAAGTTGCAGGAAGGCGAACAACAAAAGCTCGTGCACATGGAGGAGCGGATCGGCGACCGGGTGATCGGCCAGAAGAAGGCGGTGGTCGCGGTTTCCAATGCGGTGCGCCGGGCGCGTGCCGGGCTGCAGGATGAGAACCGTCCGATCGGGTCGTTCTTGTTCCTCGGGCCGACGGGTGTGGGCAAAACCGAGTTGTCACGTGCGTTGGCGGAGTTTCTTTTCGACGACGAGGACGCGATGACTCGCATCGACATGAGCGAGTACATGGAGAAGCACAGTGTTGCGCGGTTGATCGGAGCCCCTCCGGGATATGTCGGCTACGAAGAGGGCGGGCAGTTGACCGAATCGGTGCGGCGTCGGCCCTATTCCGTGGTGCTTTTCGACGAGGTGGAAAAGGCGCATCCTGATGTGTTCAATGCCTTGCTTCAGGTGCTCGACGATGGACGGATCACCGACGGTCAGGGGCGCACGGTGGACTTCCGCAACACGGTGCTGATCATGACCAGCAACATCGGAAGTGAGTTCATTCTGGATGACTCGGACAAGGCGACGCGGGACCAACGGGTGAACGATGCGGTGCGCGGGCATTTCCGCCCCGAGTTCCTCAACCGGATCGACGACATCATTATCTTCGATCGCCTGACCCGTGAGGACCTGCATCAGATCGTCGAGATTCAATTACGTCGTGTGTTGAGGCGCTTGGAAGGGCGACGGATCACATTGACGGTGACGGATGGTGCCAAGGATTTCCTGGCGAACGAGGGTTTCGATCCGGTGTACGGTGCGCGGCCGTTGAAGCGGACGATCCAGGATCGGCTGCTCAACCCATTGAGCCTGGATTTGCTTGAGGGCACGTTCCGCGATGGGGATTCGATCACGGCGGATGCCGGGGACGGCGAGATTGTGTTCCGGAAGGAGTAGGTCTCTCGCTTCCTCATCGATATCGATATCCTCATCTCCATCGATGGGGGGCTCACGCAGAGACGCCAAGATGCAAAGGGAGGGAGAGTGGTCGCCCGCGCTCAGCGGGGAATGTCGGCAGGAATGCCGACCCACTAGCGATGTCTGGCTGCGGGTTGTCGCTATCGCTATCGGGATCCCTATCGCTATCGAGGGGGGATCTCACGCAGAGACGCCAAGACGCAAAGGAGGAGAGATCGGTCGCATCGCTCCGCAGGGAATGTCGGCAGGAATGCTGACGCACCAGCGAGGGCTGGTTTTGGGTGACGCTCTTCCTTGTCGGTATCGCTATCGGAGTCCCCATCGATGTCGATGGGGGGATCTCGCGTAGAGACGCCAAGACGCAAAGGAGGAGAGATCGGTCGCATCGCTCTGGGTGGAGGGTATCGGCAGGGTTGCGACTTGGTGCTTGGAGCTGCGAACTTATCGCTCCCGCCATCGCGCAAATCACTTGAGCGATGGCGGGGATGCTTTTAGTGTCGCGTTCCGAGCTCCGGATTCGTGGAGCGATCAACAATTTTACCATCAACGACAACGAGATATGGGACGTGCATTTGAATACCGCCGGGCGTCGAAAGAGGCGCGCTGGGACAAGATGTCGAAGATCTTTCCAAAGCTTGCCCGCGCCATCACTATGGCCGCCAAAGAGGGCGGCGCTGATCCAGATTCCAACGCCAAGTTGCGCACCGCGATCCAGAACGCCAAGGCGCAGAATATGCCCAAGGATAACGTGGACAAGGCAATCGCCCGCGCCACTGGTGCCGATGGTGCTGAGTACACTGAAATTTCCTATGAAGGCAAGGGGCCGCACGGTGTGATGATCTTCGTCGAGTGCGCGACCGACAATACGAACCGTTCGGTGTCGAACTTGAAGACTGTGTTCAACAAGAACGGCGGTCAGATGGTGCAGAGCGGTGCGCTTGAGTTCATGTTCTCGCGCAAGGCGGTGATCGAGTTCGAAGTGACCGACGCAATGGATCTGGAAGAGATCGAGCTCGGCTTGATCGACGCTGGGTTGGAGGAATTCGAAGTGAACGAAGGCGTGGCATACGCCAGCGGTGACTACACGGCCTTCGCTTCGTTGAGCAAGGCGATTGAAGAGCTCGGCATCGAGCCTCGTAAGTCGAGCCTGCAGCGTGTGCCAACCTCGCCGATCGAGTTGACCGAGGCCCAGATGGAAGAGGTCGAAACTCTCATCGACAAGCTCGAGGACGACGACGACGTGCAGGCGGTTTACACCAACATCGCCTAACGTTGCGTTAGCAGATTATACAAAACGCGCCCACTGGAGGACTCTCCGGTGGGCGCGCTTTTTTTTTGAGTGGAGCGAATGTGAGATGGGAAGAGCGGGCGTATCGTGCGTCGCGGAGCGACGGGTTGCAGGTTAAGCCGGCGGTTTCAACCTCCGTGTGGTGTCGCCCCGACGGGGCGATTTACCCGCAGATTGAGCGTCCGTAGGGCAGCCTCACTGGTTCTGTTCTTCCAGCCACTTTTTGCGCCACTCATCGCGGTGGTTGCGGATCCAGTCGACCAAGGCGAACTCCAAGCCGACGTCGTAGCCGCGCTTCTCGCTTTCGATCCACTTGTGGCGGTGGATTTCGTCGAGCTGGAAGAGGAACTCCTGATAGAGCGAGGCTTTGCCCTTCTTGTCTGATGGGGAATCGGTCATCGTTGTTACCAAGTTACGCTTGGGGCGCGGGATGAGGTACCAGCGGAGGTTGACGATTACGCCCATCAGACTGGGCTGTGTACACTACGCCTCGTTGGCGAAGAGTGGAAGCGCCACAAGTTGCTCGGTAACCGAGGCGAACGCCTGGGCCGCGGCATCCTCTGGAGCGGCGATGCTGACTGGCTTGCCGGCGTCTCCGCCTTCGCGGGTTGGCATGGTGATCGGGATCTGGGCGAGCAGAGGGACGTTGAGTTTCTCTGCTTCACGCACGCCGCCGCCTTTTCCGAAAATGTGGTACTGCTGGTTGTCCGACGGGCACTGGAAGTAGGCCATGTTCTCGATCAGCCCGAGGATTGGCACGTTCACTTTGTCGAACATGGAAACCGCTTTACGGGCGTCGATCAACGCAACTTCCTGTGGAGTGGTGACGATCACGGCCCCGTCCAACGCGATGGTCTGAACGATGGTCAGCTGGATGTCGCCGGTGCCTGGTGGCAGGTCGAGGATGAGGACGTCGAGCTCGCCCCATGCCACGTTGCGCAGGAACTGCTGGGTGTAACGGGTGGCGATTGGTCCACGCACGATCACAGGTGCGCCGTCGCTGAGAAGGAAGCCCATCGACATCAGCTTGATCCCATCGACTTCGATCGGGATGATTTCCTCTTTTTCGTTGGCGCGTGGGTTCTCATCGGTGCCGAACATGTGGGCAACCGATGGACCGTAGAGGTCGCAGTCGCAGAGGCCGACTTTGAGGCCTTGCTGGGAAAGGGTAGCTGCCAGGTTGGCTGCCACGGTGGATTTGCCAACGCCGCCTTTGCCGGAACCGACGGCGATGATGCGCTTGATGCCCGGAATGGTGGCTTTTTCTGGCTGACCCTGGTTGGTGTTGGCACCTGCCGGTTGGCCGGTTGGCGGGTCCTGGATCTCGAGGTCGATGGTCGGGTTACCGATGCCGTCGATCGCGGTGAGCACTTCGTGTGCTTGTTTGTAGATGAGCTCAGGAACGCTTGGATCCTTGGTGGCTAAGCCGATTTTCACTTTTACGTCCGCTCCATTGATCTCGATGGATTTGACCAACCCGAACGAGACGATGTCTCGGCTGAAGCCCGGGTATTTGACGGATTTGAGGGATTCGCGGATGAGGTCTTCGGTGAGTGCCATGAAAGACGGGTAATCGCTCCCGCGCCCGAGTCAAAGCGGAAAAGTATGCGGATTTCCCGAGGCGGGGGATTCGGCGATGGCAACTCAGTTGGCTCGCTTCTATCCCTATCGGTATGGATGGGGGGATCTCACGCAGAGACGCGAAGACGCAAAGGAGGGGAGAGTGCGAGCTTCGCTTTGGGCAATGGGATGTCGGCAGGCATGCCGGCCCGCCAGCGAGGTTCGTTTGTGGGCGGTGCGCCTCTTCATCGATACCCTTATCGGTATCGCTATCGATGGGGGGGGCTCACGCAAAGACGCGGAGACGCAAAGGCGGTGAGAGTGGTCGCTTCGCTCTGGGCAGGGGATGTCGGCAGGAATGCCGACCCGCCAGCGAGGTCTGGTTGTGGGCGACGCTCTTTCTTGTCGGTATGGCTATCGGAATCGGAATCGGAATCGGAATCGATGGCGGGATCGATGGCGGGATCGATGGCGGGATCTCACGCAGAGACGCGGAGACGCAAAGGAGAGGGATAGTGGTCGCTTCGCTCTGGGTAGGGGATGTCGGCAGGAAAGCCGACTGACCAGCGAGGTCTGGCTGCTAGCGATGGGGTGCCTTGTCGGTATGGTTAACGCTCGAGAGGATCAGGATAACGAAGAGGATAAAGATAAGGAGGTGGGCTGAGGTCGGGGGCGCTTCGTGAATGCAAAACAGGCCGCACCATTTCGGTTCGGCCTGTTGTGAGAATTCTGGTCTTGTGCTTACCCTTTCGGGTTTACGGCGATGATGTTCACCGGGCAGCCTTCTTCGGCTTCCTGCAGGACATCGAGGTCCATGTCAGGAGCCGTGGTGTAATTGAAGACCTTGGAGCTGCGCTCGACGGAGATCAGCTGGGCCATGCCGAACTCGTCCATTTCGAAATACTCGGGTGCGGTCTGCGCGCAGAGGTCGCAGCCGATGCATTCGCTGGGTTTGTGGCGGAGCGTGATCATGGACGGGGCAGAGTGAACGTTACAGCGATGGTACGCCGACCTTGTTCTGCAGTGGAGCCACTGGAGCCATCTTGTAGATCATGTCGCCGCGCTTCACTTTGCCGTCGTGCGGCATGGTGAAGGTAGAGCCACGCTTGACGGTGGTGCAGTCGATCATTTCGCCGCCCTCGGCTTCGTAGCGCAGCGATGGAACGTCTCCACGCACGGCACCGGTTTCGTCGCCGATGATGACGTAGTCGTCGCCCACTGAGAAGTCGGCTGCGGCGCGGGCGACTTCGATCACGCCAGCCTTTTGGTAGTGGTTGGTGATCTTGCCGACCAGCACCTTGCGGTGGGTGGCTTTGCTGTTGCCGCTACCGGACCAGCCCTGCTGGCGGCCGAGGTAGTAACCGGAAGAGAACCCGCGGTTGTAGACTTTTTCCAACGATGGAATGAGCGACTTGGCGAACTCCTTGGTGAATGTGCCATTCTCCACCGCGTCGATGGCGGCACGGTAGGCTTTGATCACAGCGCCGACGTATTCCGGCGCGCGGCCGCGGCCCTCGATCTTGAACACACGCACCCCGGCGTGGATCATTTCGTCGATGAAGTCGATGGTGAGGATGTCGTTTGGCGACATCACGGTGTTGTTGTCGACGAGCATTTCCTTGCCGGTGTCGACGTCTTTGACGATGTACTCCTTGCGGCAGTTTTGCTCGCAGGCGCCGCGGTTGGCGGATGCGTTGGAGTTGTAGAGCGACATTCCGCAGCGGCCGGAAACCGCGATGCAGAGTGCGCCGTGGGCGAATGCCTCAATCTCCATCGGACGGCCGGCCACGCCCCGCAGGTCGTCTGCCTGCATCTTTTCCCAGATGCTGCGGATCATGCTCAGGTTGAGCTCGCGGGCGAGCACCACGCGGTCGCAGAACTGCGCGTAGAATTTCACCGCATCGTAGTTGGAAAGGGAAAGCTGGGTCGAGATGTGGACTTCCAGGTCGATCTCATTGGCGATCTGAATGGCAGCCATGTCCGAGGCGATCACGGCGTCGCAGCCGACTTCCTTGGCGCGCTCGAGGATGCTGCGGGCCAGTTTGAGGTCGTGCTCATAGAGCAGCGTGTTCATGGTGAGGCAGCTCTTTACGTTGGCCTCTTTGCAGATGCGGACGATTTCCGGCAGGTCTTCAAGGTGGAAGCTGCGGCGTGCGCGTGCGCGCATGTTGAGCTGGGCAAGCCCGAAGTACACGGCATCGGCACCGTTGTCGATGGCA from Sulfuriroseicoccus oceanibius includes:
- a CDS encoding DUF4032 domain-containing protein codes for the protein MGVIVNLRWYLIPRPKRNLVTTMTDSPSDKKGKASLYQEFLFQLDEIHRHKWIESEKRGYDVGLEFALVDWIRNHRDEWRKKWLEEQNQ
- a CDS encoding YebC/PmpR family DNA-binding transcriptional regulator, with the translated sequence MGRAFEYRRASKEARWDKMSKIFPKLARAITMAAKEGGADPDSNAKLRTAIQNAKAQNMPKDNVDKAIARATGADGAEYTEISYEGKGPHGVMIFVECATDNTNRSVSNLKTVFNKNGGQMVQSGALEFMFSRKAVIEFEVTDAMDLEEIELGLIDAGLEEFEVNEGVAYASGDYTAFASLSKAIEELGIEPRKSSLQRVPTSPIELTEAQMEEVETLIDKLEDDDDVQAVYTNIA
- a CDS encoding addiction module protein — translated: MPTLPQLESDILALPENQRVELLNRVFKAAEPVADPSVGAAWEDEIKRRIERVDSGESKMVPAGDVFEEIDRRIG
- a CDS encoding Mrp/NBP35 family ATP-binding protein, translating into MALTEDLIRESLKSVKYPGFSRDIVSFGLVKSIEINGADVKVKIGLATKDPSVPELIYKQAHEVLTAIDGIGNPTIDLEIQDPPTGQPAGANTNQGQPEKATIPGIKRIIAVGSGKGGVGKSTVAANLAATLSQQGLKVGLCDCDLYGPSVAHMFGTDENPRANEKEEIIPIEVDGIKLMSMGFLLSDGAPVIVRGPIATRYTQQFLRNVAWGELDVLILDLPPGTGDIQLTIVQTIALDGAVIVTTPQEVALIDARKAVSMFDKVNVPILGLIENMAYFQCPSDNQQYHIFGKGGGVREAEKLNVPLLAQIPITMPTREGGDAGKPVSIAAPEDAAAQAFASVTEQLVALPLFANEA
- a CDS encoding peptidase U32 family protein — its product is MTDDVPTELLAPAGCYASLQAAIDNGADAVYFGLAQLNMRARARRSFHLEDLPEIVRICKEANVKSCLTMNTLLYEHDLKLARSILERAKEVGCDAVIASDMAAIQIANEIDLEVHISTQLSLSNYDAVKFYAQFCDRVVLARELNLSMIRSIWEKMQADDLRGVAGRPMEIEAFAHGALCIAVSGRCGMSLYNSNASANRGACEQNCRKEYIVKDVDTGKEMLVDNNTVMSPNDILTIDFIDEMIHAGVRVFKIEGRGRAPEYVGAVIKAYRAAIDAVENGTFTKEFAKSLIPSLEKVYNRGFSSGYYLGRQQGWSGSGNSKATHRKVLVGKITNHYQKAGVIEVARAAADFSVGDDYVIIGDETGAVRGDVPSLRYEAEGGEMIDCTTVKRGSTFTMPHDGKVKRGDMIYKMAPVAPLQNKVGVPSL
- the clpB gene encoding ATP-dependent chaperone ClpB; translated protein: MNPNQMTHKMQEAFGAAQSLAHELGHQELSPAHLLVAVMRQADGVAVPLFAKLGVPAAKVEKDALAWLERQPKISGSGGDLRMSRELGQTMAAAEGEMKSLGDEFLSVEHALLAMADGTSAAGEVLKQNGATKEKMLGALSEVRGSHRVTDQDPEGKFQSLEKYGDDLTARARAGKIDPVIGRDHEIRRVMQVLSRRTKNNPVLIGEPGVGKTAIAEGLARRIVSGDVPDSLKNKRLISMDIGAMIAGAKYRGEFEDRLKAFLKEVTDAEGGIILFIDELHTIVGAGASEGAVDASNLLKPKLARGELRTIGATTLDEYRKYVEKDAALERRFQPVNVGEPTVEDTIAILRGLKERYEVHHGVRITDAAIVAAAVLSDRYISDRFLPDKAIDLMDEAGSRLKIELDSMPTEIDQMERQVMQLEMERQALAKEKDSASKERLEKVEREMADLREQSNQLKTRWQNEKSVIDESGHLQEALEQLRIDVEKAQREGDLTKASEIQYGAIPEIEAKLEQTKQKLAEMQEHGSILQEEVTDEEIAAVVSSWTGIPVSKLQEGEQQKLVHMEERIGDRVIGQKKAVVAVSNAVRRARAGLQDENRPIGSFLFLGPTGVGKTELSRALAEFLFDDEDAMTRIDMSEYMEKHSVARLIGAPPGYVGYEEGGQLTESVRRRPYSVVLFDEVEKAHPDVFNALLQVLDDGRITDGQGRTVDFRNTVLIMTSNIGSEFILDDSDKATRDQRVNDAVRGHFRPEFLNRIDDIIIFDRLTREDLHQIVEIQLRRVLRRLEGRRITLTVTDGAKDFLANEGFDPVYGARPLKRTIQDRLLNPLSLDLLEGTFRDGDSITADAGDGEIVFRKE
- a CDS encoding type II toxin-antitoxin system RelE/ParE family toxin, encoding MFSEEARRDLIDAVDYYESKATGLGKRVRDEVAGVLKVAAQHPYLWRERALGYRRINCPVFPYYVAYVVRNERLVVIAVASSRRKPDYWRRRL
- a CDS encoding ferredoxin, encoding MITLRHKPSECIGCDLCAQTAPEYFEMDEFGMAQLISVERSSKVFNYTTAPDMDLDVLQEAEEGCPVNIIAVNPKG